DNA from Halobaculum sp. XH14:
CACGACCCGTAGACGGCGGGGTGCTCTCGCGCTCGAAACCGTTTGGTTTATACGTCTGTCTTTCCTCCTTTACTTACAGAATTTGCCCGGGCCTTTTTCAGCAGTTACCCGGGAGCATTCGCGCCACCAAATGAGCGAGAAAACATACGCCCGACGGGAGACGACCGAGCGGGAGACGGCGACGGAGGAAACGGCCGACGAGACGCTCGCGTGTCCGGAGTGTAGCGGCAACGTCATCCAGGACGAGGAGCACGGCGAGACGGTCTGTGCGGAGTGTGGACTCGTCATCGAGGAGGACTCGGTCGACCGCGGGCCCGAGTGGCGCGCGTTCGACGCCGCCGAGAAGGACAAGAAGAGCCGCGTCGGCGCCCCGACGACGAACACGATGCACGACAAGGGGCTCTCGACGAACATCGACTGGCGCGACCAGGACGCCTACGGCCGGTCGCTCGGCTCCCGGCAGCGCCAGAAGATGCGTCGGCTCCGCAAGTGGAACGAGCGCTTCCGCACCCGCGACTCGAAGGAGCGGAACCTGAAGCAGGCGCTCGGCGAGATCGACCGGATGGCGAGCGCCCAAGGGCTCCCGGACAACGTCCGCGAGACCGCGTCAGTCATTTACCGCCGCGCGCTCGAGGAGGACCTGCTTCCCGGCCGCTCCATCGAGGGCGTCTCCACCGCGTGTACGTACGCCGCCGCCCGGATGGCCGGCGTGCCGCGCTCGCTCGACGAGATCTCGGACGTCTCCCGCGTCGAGAAGGACGAGGTCGCCCGCACCTACCGCTACGTCGTCCGCGAGCTGAAGCTGGAGGTCAAGCCCGCGGACCCCGAGCAGTACGTCCCCCGGTTCGCGTCCGCGCTGGGTCTCTCGGAGGAGGCCGAGCGCCGCGCGAAACAGCTCCTGAAGAACGCCAAGGAGAAGGGCGTCCACTCGGGCAAGTCGCCCGTCGGGCTCGCGGCCGCCGCGGTGTACGCCGCCGCGCTGCTCACCAACGAGAAGACGACGCAGGCGGCCGTCTCGGAGGTCGCCGACATCTCCGAGGTCACCATCCGGAACCGCTACCACGAGCTGCTCGAGGCCGAGGAAGGCCTCGTCGCGTAACGTCCGCGACCCCGGTTCGAACTGGTTCGCGGGAAACCGTTTTGCGCCGCCGTCCCGAGGCCCCGGTATGACCCTCGACTCGTTTCACCTCGCGGCGGCAACCGCCGACCTCGCCGAGGAGCCGGCGGCCCGCGAGCACGCCGACTGGCTGGAGTTCAGGATGGATCTGGCCGAGGAGCCGCTCGAATCGCTCGCCGACTACGACGGCGAACTGCCGCTGGTCATCACCAACCGGGCGACGTGGGAGGGCGGCGACGCCCCGCCGTACGAGCGGCTTGACGCCCTGGTGCGCGCCGTCGAGCACGAGTCGGTCGCGGCCGTCGACGTCGAACTGGCGACCCTCCTGGGTCGTCCGACCGGGACGAACGACGCGACCGCCGCCGACCTCGTCGGCGACGCGCGCAACCGCGGCGTGACCGTCGTCGCCTCGGTCCACGACTTCGACGGAACGCCCGACCCCCGGACGCTGGATTCGCTCCTCTCGGCCGCGGCCGCCGCGGGGGACGTGGGAAAACTGGCGACGAGAGCGGGGAATCGGGCGGACTCGCTCGCGCTGCTCTCCGCGACCCACCGCGCTACCGAACGCGGCGAGACGGTGGCGACGATGGCGATGGGCGAGGCGGGAAAACACACCAGGGCGGTCGCGCCGGTGTACGGATCACGCATCGGCTACGCGCCGGTCCGCGCCGAGGCCGCGACCGCGCCCGGCCAGTACGACCTGGCGACGTTGCGGAAGCTCGTCGATCGACTGCAGTGACCGGCGGGCTCGGTCGATGACGGCTACGGGAGGAGATCAGGCCGGGACGGAGGTTCGAAGCAGTCCGGCGAGCGTGTCGCCCTCGCGGGTCAGCACGTAACCCCCTTCGCGCTTTTCGACGAGGCGACCGCGGAGGCGACCGAGGTGGTAGTTGAATCGACCGGTGTCGCTCACCCCGAGGCGGTCACAGAGGACGCTGAACGGGACCGGATCGGAGTCACCCCCGGCTAGCTCGCGGACGATCCGCAAGCGAGTCTCGTCGCTGAGCAGGTCGAACGTCGACGCCAGCGCCGGCTCGTCCCCTTCACTCGTCGGCATCGAGCACCACCTCCGGAACGTCGACCTCGTCCACGGTCGGTCGGCCGTCCTCGCCGCGCGTCCAGGACAGGACGGGGCGGACGCGGTAGGACTCCGCGCCGTCGGCGAAGGACAGCACCGCCGCGTCGCCGGCGGCGAGGCGGGTGTTCACGCGCTGTCTGTCCCCGGCGTCGAAACTGTTCGCCTCCGCCACGCCCTTTCCTCGCCTGAGGGCGACGACCTCGATCGAGAGGCCGTCCGGCCCAGTCTCCAGCGCGACGCGGAGCGGAACCGTGGCGGACCCCTCGTCGTCGAGGAACGGAAACGCCAGCGTCGCGTCCTCGGCACTGGCGAGCGATTCCACCTCGTCGTCGAGCCCCCCTGGCGCGTCGGCGGCGTCCGGCCGCGGCGGCACGTCGATGCCGGCCGATCCGAACGACGACGCGAGCGTGTCGTACACCTTGTTCTGAATCTCGCGCTCGAGGCCGCTCGCAAAGCGGTCCCACCGGTCGCCCCGTTCCTCGCGGTGCTCGCCGTCCCTCGGGCCCGCCGGCCCGGGCTCGCCGACCGGTCCGCCGGCACGTTCTCCCGGGGAATCGTTCGGCGGCGACTGGCCCCCCGCTTCGCGGCGCGTTAATCCCCTGTAGAGCACCTCCTCCCAGGAGAGATCGAGCTCCCGCTTCCGGCGCTTCATCCGCTCGAACACCTCGTCGTCGTCGACGGTGATCCGTACCTCGCGGGCCATTATGTGAGTCCCCATCATATAAACATATAAATCTTTCGTCTAGAACTCACATGGGACTCACAACGAGGGGCGTTTCGCCGTTCCCCGACTGTGGGGTCGGGTCAGGTGCGCTCGACGACCTTCGTGCCGAACGATCGAGCCGCGGCTGGACGGGGGAGACGTCGGAGAATCGAGTTGTCGGGGAGGAACCGTCCGGGGCGTGTTACTGCTCGATGATGCTCTCCTCGACTTCCTCGCCGAAGTGGCGCGCGACGTCCTCGTAGTAGACGAGCACCTCGTCGCCCTCGGCGAGATCGGTGATGGGGACCCGGCCGCCCGCGGTGGCGACTTTCACCGTCTCGGCGTTCTGGATCAGCGTCTCGATCACGTCCACGCCGTCCTCGGTCTCGATCTCGGCCTGGACGCGGAACATCGGTCGTTTCTCGATCTTCACGCGCCCGACGATGGCCTCGCGCGTGTTGCCGTTCGTGTCGGCGACCTGCACCGTGTCGCCGCTGCGGAGTTCGGAGAGGTACTTCGTTCCGCCATCGGGCGTCCGGACGTAGGCGTGGACCGCGCCGGCGTTGACGCGGAACGGCCGGGAGGCGACGTACGGCGAGTCGGCCGTCTCGGCGTGGACGAAGAACAGCCCGCGGGACATCGAGCCGACGAGCATCCCCTCGTCATCCTCGAGGATGCTCCCGGTGTCGACACAGACCCGGTCGGCAGAGCCCATCTGCTCGACGGCCGTGACGGTCGCGTGCTGGAGGTCGAGCGTCTCCTGTTCGGCCTCGTCGCGCACCTCGACCGTCCGTCTGATCTCGTCGGGGTCCGCCGTGTCGAGCAGGACGCCCTCCGCGCCGAGTTCGAGCGTCTCGAACGCCGTCCGGGCCTCCTCGGCGGACGTCACGCCCGCGATGAGCGTCGTGTCGTCGCCGACCCGGGAGATGAGGTTCTCCAGCGGGATGATCTTCCAGTCCTCGCCGACGACCACGAGGAACTCGGCGTCCAGTGCCGCCTCCTCGGCGAACGTCTCGTACTCGGTGTCGAGGATGCGGACGTACGCGCCCTGCGCCCGGTTGTCCGAGCGGCGGAGCGTCGTGAGGTCGGCCGAGCCGGAGAGGTCCGAGGGCAGATCGACCGTGCCGTCGCCCTCGCCGTCCTTGCCGACGACGTAGGCGTCCGCGACGGCCTCGTCGTCACCCTCCGCGTCGTCGATGACGTCCACGTCGGCGTCCGAGCGGAACGCGGCGACGTTGACCGCGCCGAGTTCGCGCACCTTCGCCACG
Protein-coding regions in this window:
- a CDS encoding transcription initiation factor IIB — translated: MSEKTYARRETTERETATEETADETLACPECSGNVIQDEEHGETVCAECGLVIEEDSVDRGPEWRAFDAAEKDKKSRVGAPTTNTMHDKGLSTNIDWRDQDAYGRSLGSRQRQKMRRLRKWNERFRTRDSKERNLKQALGEIDRMASAQGLPDNVRETASVIYRRALEEDLLPGRSIEGVSTACTYAAARMAGVPRSLDEISDVSRVEKDEVARTYRYVVRELKLEVKPADPEQYVPRFASALGLSEEAERRAKQLLKNAKEKGVHSGKSPVGLAAAAVYAAALLTNEKTTQAAVSEVADISEVTIRNRYHELLEAEEGLVA
- a CDS encoding type I 3-dehydroquinate dehydratase; the encoded protein is MTLDSFHLAAATADLAEEPAAREHADWLEFRMDLAEEPLESLADYDGELPLVITNRATWEGGDAPPYERLDALVRAVEHESVAAVDVELATLLGRPTGTNDATAADLVGDARNRGVTVVASVHDFDGTPDPRTLDSLLSAAAAAGDVGKLATRAGNRADSLALLSATHRATERGETVATMAMGEAGKHTRAVAPVYGSRIGYAPVRAEAATAPGQYDLATLRKLVDRLQ
- a CDS encoding ArsR/SmtB family transcription factor, with the translated sequence MPTSEGDEPALASTFDLLSDETRLRIVRELAGGDSDPVPFSVLCDRLGVSDTGRFNYHLGRLRGRLVEKREGGYVLTREGDTLAGLLRTSVPA
- a CDS encoding 3-dehydroquinate synthase II; this translates as MTGKRSVWLRADDGVGDWERRKHRITAGLEAGVDWVLVDERDVAKVRELGAVNVAAFRSDADVDVIDDAEGDDEAVADAYVVGKDGEGDGTVDLPSDLSGSADLTTLRRSDNRAQGAYVRILDTEYETFAEEAALDAEFLVVVGEDWKIIPLENLISRVGDDTTLIAGVTSAEEARTAFETLELGAEGVLLDTADPDEIRRTVEVRDEAEQETLDLQHATVTAVEQMGSADRVCVDTGSILEDDEGMLVGSMSRGLFFVHAETADSPYVASRPFRVNAGAVHAYVRTPDGGTKYLSELRSGDTVQVADTNGNTREAIVGRVKIEKRPMFRVQAEIETEDGVDVIETLIQNAETVKVATAGGRVPITDLAEGDEVLVYYEDVARHFGEEVEESIIEQ